One window of the Klebsiella oxytoca genome contains the following:
- a CDS encoding SDR family oxidoreductase: MKKVAIVGLGWLGMPLALSLMSRGWQVTGSKTTQDGVEAARMCGLDTYPLRLEPQLVCDAEDLDALMNVDALVITLPARRTGPGEDFYLQAVQEIVDTALAHHVPRIIFTSSTSVYGNASGTLKESSPRNPQTASGRVLKELEDWLHHLPGTSVDILRLAGLVGPSRHPGRFFAGKSAPDGQHGVNLVHLQDVIAAIELLLQAPKGGHIYNICAPEHPARGVFYPLMARELGLPVPVFSENPENGSGKIIDGNRICNELGFEYQYPDPLVMPME; the protein is encoded by the coding sequence ATGAAAAAGGTCGCAATTGTGGGTTTAGGATGGCTGGGTATGCCACTTGCGCTGTCGTTGATGTCGCGTGGATGGCAGGTGACCGGCAGTAAGACCACGCAAGATGGCGTGGAGGCGGCGCGGATGTGCGGTCTTGACACCTACCCGCTTCGTCTGGAGCCGCAGCTGGTCTGCGACGCAGAGGATCTGGATGCATTAATGAACGTCGACGCGCTGGTTATTACTTTACCGGCCCGGCGGACCGGCCCGGGAGAGGATTTTTACCTGCAGGCGGTTCAGGAAATCGTCGATACCGCGCTGGCGCATCACGTGCCGCGTATCATATTTACCAGCTCAACGTCCGTTTATGGTAACGCCAGCGGTACGCTGAAAGAGAGCTCGCCGCGCAACCCGCAAACCGCCAGTGGACGAGTACTGAAAGAGCTGGAGGACTGGCTGCATCATCTTCCGGGTACCTCGGTAGATATTCTACGCCTTGCCGGGCTGGTGGGGCCGTCCCGTCATCCGGGACGCTTCTTTGCCGGAAAATCCGCCCCGGATGGCCAGCATGGCGTCAATCTGGTGCATCTTCAGGATGTGATTGCCGCAATTGAGCTGTTATTGCAGGCTCCGAAGGGCGGACACATCTATAATATATGTGCGCCTGAGCATCCCGCGCGCGGCGTCTTTTACCCGCTAATGGCTCGTGAACTTGGGCTGCCTGTGCCCGTGTTCTCAGAAAATCCGGAGAACGGTAGCGGCAAGATTATTGATGGCAACCGTATTTGCAACGAACTGGGGTTTGAATACCAATACCCCGACCCGCTGGTGATGCCGATGGAGTAA
- a CDS encoding APC family permease, translated as MSHNATPKTSRVELRKTLTLIPVVMMGLAYMQPMTLFDTFGIVSGLTDGHVATAYAFALIAILFTALSYGKLVRRFPSAGSAYTYAQKSISPAVGFMVGWSSLLDYLFMPMINILLAKIYFEALVPSMPSWIFVVALVAFMTISNLRSIKTVANFNTLIVILQMGIVAVIVGLIIYGVMHGEGAGTLTSTRPFWSEGAHVVPMITGATILCFSFLGFDGISSLSEETKDAERVIPKAIFLTALIGGLIFIGASYFLQLYFPDISRFKDPDASQPEIMLYVAGKTFQWGVLIFSSVTVLASGMAAHAGVSRLMYVMGRDGVFPTRFFGYVHPKWRTPAWNVLLVGAIALLAIKFDLVTATALINFGALVAFTFVNLSVISQFWIREKRNKTLKDHINYLILPVCGALTVGALWINLEESSMVLGLIWGGIGLVYLACVTKSFRNPVPQYEDVA; from the coding sequence ATGTCGCATAACGCTACTCCAAAAACCTCTCGCGTGGAATTACGTAAAACGCTTACGTTAATTCCGGTTGTTATGATGGGCCTGGCCTATATGCAGCCGATGACGCTGTTCGATACGTTTGGTATCGTCTCTGGATTGACTGATGGTCATGTTGCGACGGCCTACGCCTTCGCGCTGATCGCCATTCTTTTCACGGCACTGAGCTACGGTAAACTGGTTCGCCGTTTCCCGTCGGCGGGTTCCGCCTATACCTACGCGCAGAAATCTATTAGCCCGGCCGTTGGCTTTATGGTTGGCTGGTCATCGCTGCTGGACTACCTGTTCATGCCGATGATCAACATTCTGCTGGCGAAAATTTACTTTGAAGCGCTGGTTCCTTCAATGCCATCGTGGATCTTCGTTGTCGCGCTGGTGGCCTTTATGACCATCTCTAACCTGCGCAGCATCAAGACCGTGGCGAACTTCAACACCCTGATCGTTATCCTGCAGATGGGTATTGTAGCGGTGATTGTTGGCCTGATTATCTATGGCGTTATGCACGGCGAAGGTGCCGGCACGCTGACCAGCACCCGTCCGTTCTGGTCTGAAGGCGCGCACGTGGTGCCGATGATTACCGGCGCGACTATCCTGTGCTTCTCGTTCCTCGGCTTTGATGGTATCTCTTCGCTGTCTGAAGAGACCAAAGACGCAGAGCGCGTGATTCCGAAGGCGATTTTCCTGACTGCCCTGATTGGCGGCCTGATCTTTATCGGCGCTTCCTACTTCCTGCAGCTGTATTTCCCGGACATCTCGCGCTTTAAAGATCCGGACGCATCGCAGCCTGAAATCATGCTGTACGTGGCGGGTAAAACCTTCCAGTGGGGCGTGCTGATTTTCTCCAGCGTTACCGTACTGGCATCCGGCATGGCCGCACATGCGGGCGTTTCCCGTCTGATGTACGTGATGGGCCGCGATGGCGTATTCCCGACCCGTTTCTTCGGCTACGTTCATCCGAAATGGCGTACTCCGGCATGGAACGTACTGCTGGTTGGCGCGATTGCTCTGCTGGCGATTAAATTCGACCTCGTCACGGCAACGGCGCTGATTAACTTCGGTGCGCTGGTGGCGTTCACCTTCGTTAACCTGTCGGTGATCTCCCAGTTCTGGATCCGTGAAAAACGCAACAAGACGCTGAAAGACCACATCAACTACCTGATTCTGCCGGTATGCGGCGCGCTGACCGTTGGCGCGCTGTGGATTAACCTGGAAGAGAGCTCAATGGTTCTCGGCCTGATCTGGGGCGGTATTGGTCTGGTGTACTTGGCCTGCGTGACCAAAAGCTTCCGCAACCCGGTACCGCAGTACGAAGACGTTGCCTAA
- a CDS encoding ArsR/SmtB family transcription factor — MIANHPEREQIRLENVLFALGNPLRLEIIRILADGSEQSCNALRHEDVAKSTMTHHWRVLRDSGVIWQRPQGRENLISLRREDLNARFPGLLDTLLKVMQQEK; from the coding sequence ATGATCGCCAATCACCCCGAACGTGAACAAATTCGCCTTGAAAACGTGCTTTTCGCCCTCGGTAACCCGCTACGGCTAGAGATTATTCGCATCCTTGCCGACGGCAGCGAACAGAGCTGTAACGCCCTGCGTCATGAAGATGTAGCGAAGTCGACCATGACCCACCACTGGCGCGTTCTGCGCGACAGCGGCGTTATCTGGCAGCGGCCGCAGGGCCGGGAGAATTTGATTTCGCTGCGCCGGGAGGATTTGAACGCGCGCTTTCCCGGCCTGCTGGATACGCTGCTTAAGGTGATGCAGCAAGAGAAGTAA
- the hisG gene encoding ATP phosphoribosyltransferase — protein sequence MLDNSRLRIAIQKSGRLSEDSRELLSRCGIKVNLHTQRLIAMAENMPIDILRVRDDDIPGLIMDGVVDLGIIGENVLEEELLSRRAQGEDPRYFTLRRLDFGGCRLSLATPADEIWDGPAALDGKRIATSYPHLLKRYLDQKGISFKSCLLNGSVEVAPRAGLADAICDLVSTGATLEANGLREVEVMFRSKACLIQRDGEMAEAKQQLIDRLLTRIQGVIQARESKYIMMHAPTERLEEVIALLPGAERPTILPLAGDKQRVAMHMVSSETLFWETMEKLKALGASSILVLPIEKMME from the coding sequence ATGTTAGACAACAGCCGTTTACGCATAGCTATTCAGAAATCAGGGCGTTTAAGTGAAGATTCACGCGAATTACTCAGCCGCTGCGGCATCAAAGTGAATTTACACACTCAGCGCCTGATTGCGATGGCGGAGAATATGCCCATTGATATTCTGCGCGTGCGTGATGACGATATTCCGGGCCTTATCATGGATGGCGTGGTCGATTTGGGGATTATCGGCGAAAACGTGCTGGAAGAAGAGCTGCTGAGCCGCCGCGCTCAGGGCGAAGATCCTCGCTACTTCACCCTGCGCCGGCTCGACTTCGGCGGCTGCCGCCTGTCGCTGGCGACTCCGGCGGATGAAATCTGGGACGGCCCGGCGGCGCTGGACGGCAAGCGTATCGCCACTTCCTACCCGCACCTGCTGAAGCGTTACCTTGACCAAAAAGGCATTTCGTTCAAATCCTGCCTGCTGAACGGCTCGGTTGAAGTTGCCCCGCGCGCTGGTCTGGCCGATGCGATTTGCGACCTGGTCTCCACCGGCGCAACCCTTGAAGCGAACGGTCTGCGCGAAGTTGAAGTCATGTTTCGCTCCAAAGCCTGCCTGATTCAGCGCGACGGCGAGATGGCTGAAGCCAAACAGCAGCTCATTGACCGCCTGCTGACCCGTATTCAGGGCGTGATTCAGGCCCGCGAATCGAAATACATCATGATGCACGCGCCGACCGAGCGTCTGGAAGAGGTCATTGCACTGCTGCCGGGCGCCGAGCGTCCGACCATTCTGCCGCTGGCTGGCGACAAGCAGCGCGTGGCGATGCATATGGTAAGTAGCGAAACCCTGTTCTGGGAAACGATGGAAAAACTGAAAGCGCTGGGCGCCAGCTCCATTCTGGTGCTGCCAATTGAAAAGATGATGGAGTAA
- the dacD gene encoding serine-type D-Ala-D-Ala carboxypeptidase DacD, whose product MKGRLFIAVSLLATSVSGAFAANDFPVNVTPPSIQAASWVLMDYTTGQILTAGNEHQQRNPASLTKLMTGYVVDRAIDSHRITFDDIVTVGKDAWAQGNPVFKGSSLMFLKPGDRVSVRDLSRGLIVDSGNDACVALADYVAGGQPQFVALMNSYVEKLHLQDTHFETVHGLDAPGQHSSAYDLAVLSRAIIHGEPDVYHMYSQKSLTWNGITQQNRNGLLWDKTMNVDGLKTGHTSGAGFNLIASAVDGQRRLIAVVMGADSPKGREQQAAKLLHWGQQNFDTVQVLQDGKQVGVERIWYGDKEQIKLGTDQDFWLALPKSEVSRIKAKYVLDNKVLEAPIAAHQRVGEISLYEGDKVVAHWPLVALESVGKGGMLSRFSDYLHQKL is encoded by the coding sequence TTGAAAGGCCGTTTGTTTATTGCTGTATCTTTGCTCGCTACGAGCGTTTCCGGCGCATTTGCCGCCAATGATTTTCCCGTCAACGTGACGCCTCCTTCTATTCAGGCCGCTTCCTGGGTACTGATGGATTACACCACCGGTCAGATCCTCACCGCCGGTAACGAGCATCAGCAGCGTAATCCCGCCAGTCTGACTAAGCTGATGACCGGCTACGTGGTTGACCGCGCTATCGACAGCCACCGCATCACCTTTGACGACATCGTTACCGTGGGCAAAGACGCCTGGGCGCAGGGTAACCCGGTGTTTAAGGGGTCTTCGCTGATGTTTCTTAAGCCCGGCGACCGGGTCAGCGTCCGCGATTTAAGCCGCGGGCTGATCGTTGACTCCGGCAACGATGCCTGCGTGGCGCTGGCGGATTACGTCGCCGGCGGCCAGCCGCAGTTTGTCGCGCTGATGAATAGCTACGTAGAAAAATTGCATTTGCAGGATACTCATTTTGAAACCGTTCACGGCCTGGACGCGCCGGGACAGCACAGCTCGGCCTACGACCTTGCCGTGCTCTCGCGGGCGATTATTCACGGCGAGCCGGACGTTTACCATATGTACAGCCAGAAGAGCCTCACCTGGAACGGCATTACCCAGCAGAACCGCAACGGCCTGCTGTGGGATAAAACTATGAACGTTGATGGTCTGAAAACCGGCCATACCTCCGGCGCCGGATTTAACCTGATTGCCTCCGCTGTGGACGGTCAGCGTCGACTCATTGCGGTGGTCATGGGAGCCGACAGTCCGAAAGGGCGTGAACAACAGGCCGCAAAGCTGCTGCACTGGGGCCAGCAAAACTTTGATACCGTGCAGGTCCTGCAGGACGGCAAGCAGGTTGGCGTTGAGCGTATCTGGTATGGCGATAAAGAGCAGATTAAGCTGGGTACCGATCAGGACTTCTGGCTGGCGCTACCGAAATCGGAAGTCTCGCGTATCAAAGCAAAATATGTGCTGGACAATAAAGTGCTGGAAGCACCGATTGCCGCCCATCAGCGAGTCGGGGAAATCTCTCTTTATGAGGGGGATAAAGTCGTGGCCCACTGGCCGCTGGTGGCCCTCGAAAGCGTTGGCAAGGGCGGCATGCTGTCGCGCTTTAGTGATTATCTGCATCAAAAACTGTAA
- the fusA gene encoding elongation factor G — protein sequence MPRPIPLERYRNIGISAHIDAGKTTTTERILFYTGMSHKLGEVHDGAATTDWMAQEQERGITITSAAVSCFWPGMDHSFEPHRINIIDTPGHVDFTIEVERSMRVLDGAVMVYDSVGGVQPQSETVWRQANKYHVPRLAFVNKMDRPGADYFRVVQMMVDRLKANPVPIVIPVGAEEHFTGVVDLIKMRAILWDDATQGMTFSYGPVPDELLDTARLWREKMVSAAAEASEALMDKYLETGDLSEAEIVAGLRQRTVKGEIQAVLCGSAFKNKGVQRMLDAVVELMPSPLDIPAIQGVDDKEQPAERHPSDDEPFSALAFKLMTDPYVGQLTFIRVYSGTLKKGDAVWNPVKGKKERIGRIVLMQANDRHEVDELHAGDIAACVGLKDVTTGDTLCDPDAVITLERMEFPEPVISLAIEPKTKADQEKMGIALQRLAAEDPSFRLHTDEESGQTIISGMGELHLEIIVDRMKREFGVEANIGRPQVTYRETIRKTVKEVEGKFVRQSGGKGQYGHVVLTLEPLEPGSGFVFEDATKGGVVPREYIPSVEKGLREAMGTGVLAGYPVVDIKAILTFGSYHDVDSSEMAFRMAAIFGFKEGARRADPVILEPVMHVEVETPEEYAGNIMGDLSSRRGMVQGMEERFGSQIIRADVPLAEMFGYSTTLRSMSQGRATYSMEFHHYAEAPRNVAEAIIASRAKG from the coding sequence ATGCCCCGACCCATTCCCCTCGAACGTTATCGCAACATCGGTATCTCCGCGCATATCGATGCCGGCAAAACCACCACCACCGAGCGCATCCTGTTTTACACCGGGATGAGCCATAAGCTGGGGGAAGTACACGATGGCGCGGCAACCACCGACTGGATGGCGCAGGAGCAGGAACGCGGGATAACCATTACGTCTGCGGCGGTGAGCTGCTTCTGGCCCGGCATGGACCACAGCTTCGAGCCGCATCGGATTAACATCATCGACACGCCCGGGCACGTGGATTTCACCATTGAGGTGGAACGATCCATGCGCGTACTGGACGGCGCGGTCATGGTGTACGACTCCGTCGGCGGGGTACAGCCGCAGTCGGAAACCGTCTGGCGTCAGGCGAATAAATACCACGTTCCGCGGCTGGCCTTTGTGAACAAGATGGACCGCCCCGGCGCGGATTATTTCCGCGTCGTGCAGATGATGGTCGATCGGCTGAAGGCTAATCCGGTCCCAATTGTTATTCCTGTCGGCGCCGAAGAGCACTTCACCGGCGTGGTGGATCTCATTAAGATGCGCGCCATCTTGTGGGATGACGCTACCCAGGGGATGACCTTCAGCTATGGCCCGGTGCCTGACGAGCTTCTGGATACCGCCAGACTGTGGCGAGAGAAGATGGTCTCGGCGGCGGCGGAAGCCAGCGAAGCACTCATGGACAAGTACCTCGAAACCGGTGATTTAAGCGAGGCGGAAATCGTTGCCGGGCTGCGCCAGCGCACCGTGAAGGGGGAAATCCAGGCGGTACTGTGCGGCAGTGCGTTTAAAAACAAAGGCGTGCAGCGGATGCTCGATGCGGTTGTCGAGCTGATGCCGTCACCGCTCGATATTCCGGCGATTCAGGGTGTGGATGACAAAGAGCAGCCTGCTGAACGTCACCCGAGCGACGATGAGCCGTTCTCGGCGCTGGCCTTCAAGCTGATGACCGATCCCTACGTCGGACAGCTGACCTTTATCCGCGTCTATTCCGGGACGTTAAAAAAAGGCGATGCGGTGTGGAACCCGGTAAAAGGTAAGAAAGAGCGCATCGGACGCATCGTGCTGATGCAGGCCAACGATCGCCATGAAGTGGATGAACTGCATGCCGGGGATATTGCCGCCTGCGTCGGCCTGAAGGATGTCACCACCGGCGACACGCTGTGCGATCCGGATGCGGTGATTACTCTTGAACGGATGGAGTTTCCGGAGCCGGTGATTTCGCTGGCGATAGAACCGAAAACCAAAGCCGATCAGGAGAAAATGGGCATCGCCCTGCAGCGTCTGGCGGCGGAAGATCCGTCGTTTCGTCTGCATACTGACGAGGAGTCCGGGCAGACGATCATTTCCGGGATGGGCGAGCTGCATCTGGAGATTATCGTCGACCGCATGAAGCGTGAGTTTGGCGTCGAGGCGAATATCGGCCGTCCGCAGGTGACTTATCGCGAAACGATCCGCAAGACGGTCAAAGAGGTGGAAGGCAAGTTTGTTCGCCAGTCCGGCGGTAAAGGGCAATACGGTCACGTGGTGCTGACCCTTGAGCCGCTGGAGCCGGGAAGCGGTTTTGTTTTTGAAGACGCGACCAAAGGCGGCGTGGTGCCGCGCGAGTACATCCCTTCAGTAGAAAAAGGGCTGCGCGAAGCGATGGGCACTGGCGTGCTGGCGGGGTATCCGGTGGTGGATATTAAGGCGATCCTGACGTTTGGTTCGTATCACGACGTTGACTCCTCGGAGATGGCTTTCCGCATGGCGGCGATATTCGGCTTCAAGGAAGGGGCGCGCAGAGCGGATCCGGTGATCCTTGAACCGGTGATGCATGTGGAGGTGGAAACGCCGGAAGAGTACGCCGGTAACATCATGGGCGATCTCTCTTCCCGCCGCGGGATGGTGCAGGGGATGGAAGAGCGGTTCGGCAGCCAGATTATCCGCGCCGACGTGCCGCTGGCCGAAATGTTTGGCTATTCCACCACGCTGCGTTCGATGTCTCAGGGCCGGGCGACCTACAGTATGGAGTTTCACCACTACGCGGAAGCCCCGCGCAACGTGGCGGAGGCGATTATCGCCAGCCGCGCTAAAGGCTAA
- a CDS encoding LysR family transcriptional regulator, producing MKPLLDVLVILDALDKEGSFAAASAKLYKTPSALSYTIHKLESDLNIQLLDRSGHRARFTRTGQMLLEKGRDVLHTARELEKQAVKLHQGWENVLILNVDSTFPFYLLPPLIAAFYQRHQATRLEFRQDTVYGNWQALVEGRTDFMLGVLSDPPALSGYGFILLGELAKVFVVAPQHPLAQSTEPLGWRTLRRHRVVMTGGPWLLAEHQDSLIVDDVPNQLMLLCAGLGWGYLPLFQAQPFLARGELKRLTTTVPEPVNRAWIGWKEEVCGQAVEWWRNEILANSAIHQVYHTKIV from the coding sequence ATGAAACCACTGCTGGATGTGCTCGTCATTCTTGATGCCCTCGATAAAGAGGGCAGTTTTGCCGCCGCCTCGGCAAAGCTCTATAAAACGCCGTCGGCGCTAAGCTATACCATTCATAAGCTGGAAAGCGATCTCAATATTCAACTTCTTGACCGCAGCGGCCACCGGGCGCGCTTTACCCGTACCGGGCAAATGCTGCTGGAAAAGGGGCGCGACGTGCTGCATACCGCCCGTGAGCTGGAAAAACAGGCCGTTAAGCTGCATCAGGGTTGGGAAAATGTACTGATCCTGAACGTTGATAGCACTTTTCCGTTCTATTTGCTGCCTCCGCTGATTGCGGCGTTTTATCAACGGCATCAGGCCACCCGACTCGAATTCCGCCAGGATACTGTTTATGGAAACTGGCAGGCGCTGGTGGAAGGACGAACGGACTTTATGCTCGGCGTACTGAGCGACCCTCCGGCCTTAAGCGGTTACGGTTTTATTCTTCTGGGAGAGCTGGCGAAGGTGTTTGTTGTTGCGCCACAGCATCCGCTTGCGCAAAGTACTGAACCGCTGGGCTGGCGGACTTTACGGCGTCATCGTGTGGTTATGACCGGTGGCCCGTGGTTATTGGCTGAGCACCAGGACAGCCTGATAGTAGATGATGTTCCAAACCAGCTGATGTTGCTTTGCGCCGGTCTGGGGTGGGGCTATCTACCGCTATTTCAGGCGCAGCCGTTCTTAGCGCGCGGTGAGTTAAAGAGACTGACAACCACCGTACCCGAACCGGTAAATCGCGCATGGATTGGCTGGAAAGAAGAGGTTTGCGGACAGGCGGTAGAGTGGTGGCGAAACGAGATATTAGCAAATAGTGCTATCCATCAGGTCTATCATACTAAAATAGTATGA
- the yoeI gene encoding membrane protein YoeI, which produces MGQFFAYALAFTVKGDNYVA; this is translated from the coding sequence ATGGGGCAATTTTTTGCTTACGCGCTGGCGTTCACCGTAAAAGGGGATAACTATGTCGCATAA
- the hisD gene encoding histidinol dehydrogenase, which yields MSFNTIIDWNGCSAEQQQQLLMRPAISASDSISKTVAEILNNVKNNGDAALREYSAKFDKTDVRTLKVTDEEIAAAGARLSDELKQAMAVAVKNIETFHNAQRLQAVDVETLPGVRCQQVTRPIASVGLYIPGGSAPLFSTVLMLATPARIAGCRQVVLCSPPPIADEILYAAQLCGVRNIFNVGGAQAIAALAFGTESVTKVDKIFGPGNAFVTEAKRQVSQRLDGAAIDMPAGPSEVLVIADSGATPDFVASDLLSQAEHGPDSQVILLTPDSDMANRVAEAVERQLSALPRAETAREALSASRIIVARDIAQCVEISNQYGPEHLIIQTRNARELVDGITSAGSVFLGDWSPESAGDYASGTNHVLPTYGYTATCSSLGLADFQKRMTVQELSREGFAALASTIEILAAAERLDAHKNAVTLRVAALKEQA from the coding sequence ATGAGCTTCAACACAATCATCGACTGGAACGGCTGTAGCGCAGAACAACAGCAACAACTATTAATGCGCCCGGCAATTTCCGCCTCCGATAGCATCAGCAAGACGGTGGCGGAGATCCTCAATAATGTGAAAAATAACGGCGATGCGGCCCTGCGCGAGTACAGCGCGAAGTTCGACAAAACCGACGTCAGGACGCTCAAAGTCACTGACGAAGAGATTGCCGCCGCCGGCGCGCGCCTGAGCGATGAGCTCAAGCAGGCGATGGCCGTAGCGGTTAAAAATATCGAAACCTTTCACAACGCGCAGCGGCTGCAGGCCGTAGATGTGGAAACCCTGCCGGGCGTGCGCTGCCAGCAGGTGACCCGCCCTATCGCCTCCGTTGGTTTATATATTCCCGGCGGCTCTGCGCCGCTCTTCTCTACGGTACTGATGCTCGCTACGCCGGCGCGCATCGCGGGCTGCCGGCAGGTAGTACTGTGCTCGCCGCCGCCGATTGCCGATGAAATCCTCTACGCCGCTCAGCTGTGCGGCGTGCGCAATATCTTTAACGTCGGCGGCGCACAGGCGATTGCCGCCCTGGCGTTCGGCACCGAATCGGTAACAAAAGTCGATAAAATCTTTGGCCCTGGCAACGCCTTCGTGACAGAAGCCAAGCGCCAGGTCAGCCAGCGCCTGGACGGCGCGGCGATTGATATGCCCGCCGGGCCCTCGGAAGTGCTGGTGATTGCCGATAGCGGCGCTACCCCGGATTTCGTCGCCTCTGACCTGCTCTCCCAGGCGGAGCACGGACCGGATTCTCAGGTGATCCTGCTGACGCCGGATAGCGATATGGCAAACCGCGTCGCCGAAGCCGTTGAGCGCCAGCTGTCCGCGCTGCCGCGTGCGGAAACGGCGCGCGAAGCGCTCTCCGCCAGCCGGATTATCGTCGCCCGCGATATCGCCCAGTGCGTAGAAATTTCCAACCAGTACGGTCCGGAGCACCTGATTATCCAGACCCGTAACGCCCGCGAGCTGGTCGATGGCATCACCAGCGCCGGTTCGGTGTTCCTCGGCGACTGGTCGCCGGAATCCGCAGGCGATTACGCCTCCGGAACCAACCACGTGCTGCCGACCTACGGCTACACCGCGACCTGCTCCAGCCTCGGCCTGGCGGATTTCCAGAAACGCATGACCGTGCAGGAGCTGTCGCGCGAAGGTTTTGCCGCCCTCGCCTCAACGATTGAGATTCTGGCCGCCGCCGAGCGCCTGGACGCCCATAAAAACGCCGTTACGCTGCGCGTCGCAGCCCTTAAGGAGCAAGCATGA
- the sbcB gene encoding exodeoxyribonuclease I, whose protein sequence is MQDSANQPGFLFHDYETFGTSPSLDRPSQFAAIRTDEDLNIVGEPEVFYCRLADDYLPQPQAVMVTGITPQEANAKGDHEAAFARRVHDLFTVPKTCIVGYNNVRFDDEVTRNIFYRNFYDPYAWSWQHDNSRWDLLDVMRACYALRPEGINWPENDDGLPSFRLEHLTVANGIEHSNAHDAMADVYATIAMAKLVKTQQPRLFDYLYAHRNKRKLATLIDVPQIKPLVHVSGMFGAARGNTSLVAPLAWHPDNRNAVIMADLAGDMAPLLELDADTLRERLYTPKSEQGELAAVPIKLVHLNKCPVLAQQNTLRPQDADRLGINIQRCLDNAQLLRANPQVREKVVAIFAEAEPFVPSDNVDTQLYNGFFSDADRAAMKIVLETDPRNLPALDITFADTRIERLLFNYRARNFPGTLDEAEQQRWLEHRRQVFTPEFLQAYADELQMLYQQYADDKEKLAQLKALWQYAQEIV, encoded by the coding sequence ATGCAAGATAGCGCCAACCAGCCCGGATTTTTGTTTCACGATTATGAAACCTTTGGCACCAGCCCTTCACTCGACCGACCGTCGCAGTTTGCCGCCATCCGTACCGATGAAGACCTCAATATCGTCGGCGAGCCTGAAGTGTTTTACTGCAGGCTGGCGGATGACTATCTGCCGCAGCCGCAGGCGGTGATGGTCACCGGGATAACGCCGCAGGAGGCGAACGCTAAAGGCGACCACGAAGCCGCCTTTGCCCGCCGCGTTCACGATCTGTTCACGGTGCCGAAAACCTGCATCGTTGGCTACAACAACGTGCGCTTCGATGACGAAGTGACGCGCAATATCTTCTACCGCAATTTTTACGATCCCTACGCCTGGAGCTGGCAGCACGACAATTCCCGTTGGGATCTGCTGGACGTCATGCGCGCCTGCTATGCGCTACGCCCGGAAGGGATCAACTGGCCGGAAAATGACGATGGTTTACCCAGCTTCCGCCTTGAGCATCTGACCGTCGCCAACGGCATTGAACACAGCAATGCCCACGATGCAATGGCCGACGTTTACGCCACTATCGCGATGGCGAAGCTGGTCAAAACCCAGCAGCCGCGTCTTTTTGACTATCTTTACGCCCACCGCAACAAGCGCAAGCTGGCGACGCTGATCGACGTACCGCAAATCAAGCCGCTGGTGCATGTCTCCGGCATGTTCGGCGCGGCGCGCGGCAACACCAGCCTGGTGGCTCCTCTGGCGTGGCATCCGGACAACCGTAACGCGGTGATCATGGCTGACCTGGCCGGAGATATGGCTCCCCTGCTGGAGCTGGATGCCGACACCCTGCGCGAGCGGTTGTATACGCCGAAAAGCGAGCAGGGCGAGCTCGCTGCGGTGCCGATTAAACTGGTCCATCTCAATAAATGTCCGGTGCTGGCGCAGCAAAATACCCTGCGTCCGCAGGATGCTGACCGGCTGGGTATCAATATTCAGCGCTGTCTGGATAACGCTCAACTGCTGCGGGCCAATCCACAGGTGCGTGAGAAAGTGGTGGCGATTTTTGCCGAAGCGGAGCCTTTTGTGCCATCCGATAACGTTGATACGCAGCTTTATAACGGCTTTTTCAGCGATGCCGACCGCGCGGCGATGAAAATCGTACTTGAAACCGATCCGCGCAACCTGCCGGCGCTGGATATCACCTTCGCCGATACGCGCATTGAGCGCCTGCTATTCAACTATCGGGCACGCAATTTCCCCGGTACGCTCGATGAAGCCGAGCAGCAGCGCTGGCTGGAGCATCGTCGTCAGGTGTTTACGCCGGAGTTTTTGCAGGCTTACGCCGACGAGCTGCAGATGCTGTATCAGCAGTATGCAGACGATAAAGAGAAGCTGGCGCAATTGAAGGCGCTGTGGCAGTACGCGCAGGAGATTGTTTGA
- the hisL gene encoding his operon leader peptide, whose product MNSVQFKNHHHHHHPD is encoded by the coding sequence ATGAACAGCGTTCAATTTAAAAACCACCACCATCACCATCATCCTGACTAG